One Streptomyces showdoensis genomic region harbors:
- a CDS encoding helix-turn-helix domain-containing protein, translating into MTHEQAVYLELLARGAATEAYDRPALLARASGAGPEELARLEQAKQLALRVRAELEGRRRREAELSALFETANDLAGLRDLDDVLRAIVQRARSLLGTEVAYLSLNDPARGDTYMRVTEGSVSARFQQLRLGMGEGLGGLVAQTARPYVTDDYFHDARFQHTEPIDGAVGDEGLVAILGVPLTLGSQVIGVLFAADRRARVFEREQVALLGSFAAHAAVAIDTANLLAETRSALAELERANDIIREHNGVIERASEVHDRLTELVLRGGGVHDVAAAVSEVLGGTVEFTEEPPGPGRIAEGHATRAGDDWIAAVSAGGESFGALVLRDSPDLDPVDLRTLERAALVTSLLLLARRSAGEAEQRVRGDLLDDLLDAPDRDRRLLRERAARLRTDSDAPHVVLAARIDRAGAGAEPDPGGRESADRQRLRSAASHLAATRHGLASARDGGTVLLLPLGPGESAAELARQTARHLGGALREPVTVGASAPLTAPLAHPDRVAPAYEEARRCLDALRLLHRQGEGAAAEDLGFLGLLLADTRDIEGFVDRTIGQVVAYDRRRGTDLVRTMEAYFACGMSPARTKDDLHVHVNTVAQRIERIGRLLGPDWQTPARALEIQLALRLHALAEAVIR; encoded by the coding sequence ATGACCCACGAACAGGCCGTCTACCTGGAGCTCCTCGCCCGCGGCGCCGCCACCGAGGCGTACGACCGGCCCGCGCTGCTCGCCCGAGCGAGCGGCGCGGGCCCGGAGGAGCTGGCCCGGCTGGAACAGGCCAAGCAGCTCGCGCTGCGGGTCCGGGCCGAACTGGAGGGCCGGCGGCGGCGCGAGGCCGAGCTGTCCGCGCTCTTCGAGACCGCCAACGACCTCGCGGGCCTGCGCGACCTCGACGACGTGCTGCGCGCCATCGTCCAGCGCGCCCGCTCCCTCCTCGGCACCGAGGTCGCCTACCTCAGCCTCAACGACCCGGCCCGCGGCGACACCTACATGCGGGTCACCGAGGGTTCCGTCTCGGCCCGCTTCCAGCAGCTCCGGCTCGGCATGGGGGAGGGGCTCGGCGGACTCGTCGCCCAGACCGCCCGGCCCTACGTCACCGACGACTACTTCCACGACGCCCGGTTCCAGCACACCGAGCCCATCGACGGCGCCGTCGGCGACGAGGGCCTGGTCGCGATCCTCGGGGTGCCGCTCACCCTCGGCAGCCAGGTCATCGGCGTCCTCTTCGCCGCCGACCGGCGGGCCCGGGTCTTCGAGCGCGAACAGGTCGCCCTCCTCGGCTCCTTCGCCGCCCACGCCGCCGTCGCCATCGACACCGCCAACCTGCTCGCCGAGACCCGCTCCGCCCTCGCCGAGCTGGAGCGGGCCAACGACATCATCCGCGAGCACAACGGCGTCATCGAGCGGGCCTCCGAGGTCCACGACCGGCTCACCGAACTCGTCCTGCGCGGCGGCGGGGTGCACGACGTGGCCGCCGCCGTCTCCGAAGTCCTCGGCGGCACCGTCGAGTTCACCGAGGAGCCGCCCGGCCCCGGCCGGATCGCCGAAGGCCACGCCACCCGCGCGGGGGACGACTGGATCGCCGCCGTCTCCGCCGGCGGCGAGAGCTTCGGCGCCCTCGTCCTGCGCGACAGCCCCGACCTCGACCCCGTCGACCTGCGCACCCTGGAGCGGGCCGCCCTGGTGACCTCGCTGCTGCTGCTCGCCCGGCGCTCCGCGGGCGAGGCCGAGCAGCGCGTCCGGGGCGACCTCCTCGACGACCTCCTCGACGCCCCCGACCGCGACCGGCGGCTGCTGCGCGAGCGCGCCGCCCGGCTGCGCACCGACAGCGACGCGCCCCACGTGGTGCTCGCCGCCCGGATCGACCGGGCCGGCGCCGGGGCCGAACCGGACCCGGGCGGACGCGAGAGCGCCGACCGCCAGCGGCTGCGCTCGGCCGCCTCGCACCTGGCCGCCACCCGGCACGGCCTGGCCTCCGCCCGCGACGGCGGCACGGTCCTGCTGCTGCCCCTCGGACCCGGCGAGAGCGCCGCCGAACTGGCCCGGCAGACCGCGAGACACCTGGGCGGCGCCCTCCGCGAACCGGTCACCGTCGGCGCCTCCGCCCCCCTCACGGCCCCGCTCGCCCACCCCGACCGGGTGGCCCCCGCGTACGAGGAGGCCCGCCGCTGCCTCGACGCCCTCCGGCTGCTGCACCGCCAGGGCGAGGGCGCCGCCGCCGAGGACCTCGGCTTCCTCGGCCTGCTGCTCGCCGACACACGCGACATCGAGGGCTTCGTCGACCGCACCATCGGCCAGGTCGTCGCCTACGACCGCCGCCGGGGCACCGACCTGGTGCGCACCATGGAGGCCTACTTCGCCTGCGGGATGAGCCCCGCCCGCACCAAGGACGACCTGCACGTCCACGTGAACACCGTGGCCCAGCGCATCGAGCGGATCGGCCGCCTCCTCGGACCCGACTGGCAGACCCCGGCCCGGGCCCTGGAGATCCAGCTGGCCCTGCGCCTGCACGCCCTCGCGGAGGCCGTCATACGCTGA
- a CDS encoding CaiB/BaiF CoA transferase family protein, producing the protein MTARPDGLPLSGITVVSLEQAVAAPFATRQLADLGARVIKVERPGEGDFARRYDTTVHGESSYFVWLNRSKESLTLDLKSAAGREVLERLLAGADVFVQNLAPGAAARMGLGAEALAERFPSLIACTVSGYGTSGPWADRKAYDLLVQCQTGLVSLTGNEHGAARAGVSVADIAAGMYAYSGILTALFTRATTGVARAVEVSLFEALAEWMGQPAYYTRFGGSQPPRVGTRHATIAPYGAFTAADGNDVLFSVQNEREWVALCERFLGRPALADDPRFATGSDRLAHREELDAIVAARFAELDSTTAGELLDEAGVANAGVNDIAGFLEHPVLSARDRWREVPIPGGARVPALLPPADLVGVDAHMGAVPAVGEHTERILAELGYGADAVARMRDEHAV; encoded by the coding sequence ATGACCGCACGCCCCGACGGGCTCCCGCTCTCCGGCATCACCGTCGTCAGCCTCGAGCAGGCCGTGGCCGCCCCCTTCGCCACCCGGCAGCTGGCCGACCTCGGGGCCAGGGTGATCAAGGTGGAGCGCCCCGGCGAGGGGGACTTCGCCCGCCGGTACGACACGACCGTGCACGGCGAGTCCAGCTATTTCGTGTGGCTCAACCGGTCGAAGGAGTCCCTCACCCTCGACCTGAAGAGCGCCGCGGGCCGCGAGGTCCTGGAGCGACTGCTGGCCGGGGCCGACGTGTTCGTGCAGAACCTGGCGCCGGGGGCGGCCGCCCGGATGGGGCTCGGCGCGGAGGCGCTCGCCGAGCGCTTCCCCTCGCTGATCGCCTGCACCGTCTCCGGATACGGGACCAGCGGCCCCTGGGCCGACCGCAAGGCGTACGACCTGCTCGTCCAGTGCCAGACCGGCCTGGTGTCGCTCACCGGCAACGAGCACGGCGCCGCCCGCGCCGGAGTGTCGGTCGCCGACATCGCCGCCGGGATGTACGCCTACAGCGGCATCCTCACCGCCCTGTTCACCCGCGCCACCACCGGCGTCGCCCGCGCCGTCGAGGTCTCCCTCTTCGAGGCGCTCGCCGAATGGATGGGCCAGCCCGCCTACTACACCCGCTTCGGCGGCAGCCAGCCCCCGCGCGTCGGCACCCGGCACGCCACCATCGCCCCCTACGGCGCCTTCACCGCCGCCGACGGCAACGACGTGCTGTTCTCCGTCCAGAACGAGCGCGAATGGGTGGCGCTGTGCGAGCGCTTCCTCGGCCGGCCCGCCCTCGCCGACGACCCGCGGTTCGCCACCGGCTCCGACCGCCTCGCCCACCGCGAGGAGCTCGACGCGATCGTCGCCGCCCGGTTCGCCGAGCTCGACAGCACGACGGCGGGCGAGCTCCTCGACGAGGCGGGCGTCGCCAACGCCGGGGTCAACGACATCGCCGGCTTCCTGGAGCACCCCGTGCTCAGCGCCCGGGACCGCTGGCGCGAGGTGCCGATCCCCGGCGGCGCCCGGGTGCCCGCGCTGCTGCCCCCGGCCGATCTCGTCGGCGTCGACGCCCACATGGGCGCCGTGCCCGCCGTCGGCGAGCACACCGAGCGCATCCTGGCCGAACTGGGGTACGGGGCCGACGCCGTCGCACGGATGCGGGACGAGCATGCCGTCTGA
- a CDS encoding PhzF family phenazine biosynthesis protein — protein sequence MPSEPPPGTPGTTAAAGTPGPTAATAPVGPVPVTLVHACLRDGTGGSPTAVVLETGAPLGEEARRGVAVASGTSHAVFVRVREEDGPEPTVDLRFFTAEGELPACGHGTVAALVLLASRAAPDGPYRATLRTARSAFPGRARAEGGRGTGLFDPGPVDLRPPTAAERGLVLPALGLAPDEVGPEPRVAGVGRERILVPVSSRAALAALAPDPGRLRAACDRLGLLGAYVHSPPSAAGALAARMFAPSIGVPEDVANANGTACLAAHLAGRGFTDLAVDMGDALGSPARITATVVDGPGDAGRLGPRILIGGTARVA from the coding sequence ATGCCGTCTGAGCCCCCGCCCGGCACACCGGGCACGACGGCCGCGGCAGGCACGCCCGGACCCACCGCCGCGACCGCCCCCGTCGGTCCCGTGCCCGTCACCCTCGTCCACGCCTGCCTGCGCGACGGCACCGGAGGCAGCCCCACCGCGGTCGTCCTGGAGACGGGCGCGCCGCTCGGCGAGGAGGCCCGGCGCGGAGTGGCCGTCGCCTCGGGCACCTCGCACGCCGTGTTCGTCCGCGTACGGGAGGAGGACGGTCCCGAACCCACCGTGGACCTGCGGTTCTTCACCGCCGAGGGCGAGCTGCCCGCCTGCGGGCACGGCACCGTCGCCGCCCTCGTCCTCCTCGCCTCGCGCGCCGCGCCGGACGGGCCGTACCGTGCCACCCTCCGTACCGCCCGGAGCGCGTTCCCCGGCCGCGCCCGGGCCGAAGGGGGCCGCGGCACGGGCCTGTTCGACCCCGGCCCCGTGGACCTGCGCCCGCCGACCGCCGCCGAGCGCGGGCTGGTCCTGCCCGCCCTGGGCCTCGCACCCGACGAGGTGGGCCCCGAGCCGCGGGTGGCCGGGGTGGGCCGCGAGCGGATCCTGGTGCCCGTGTCCTCCCGCGCCGCCCTCGCCGCGCTCGCGCCCGACCCCGGCCGGCTGCGCGCGGCCTGCGACCGGCTCGGGCTCCTCGGCGCCTACGTCCACTCCCCGCCGTCCGCCGCGGGCGCCCTCGCGGCCCGGATGTTCGCGCCCTCCATCGGCGTCCCGGAGGACGTCGCCAACGCCAACGGCACCGCCTGCCTCGCCGCCCACCTCGCCGGGCGCGGCTTCACGGACCTCGCCGTCGACATGGGGGACGCCCTCGGCAGCCCCGCGCGGATCACGGCCACGGTCGTCGACGGGCCGGGCGACGCCGGCCGGCTGGGCCCCCGGATCCTGATCGGCGGCACGGCGCGGGTCGCCTGA
- a CDS encoding LysR family transcriptional regulator encodes MDGRRGGDGRDGGRGRDDGPGGGGAGGAGVELRQLRCLVAIVDEGTFTDAALALGVSQAAVSRTLASLERALGVRLLRRTSRAVTPTANGIRVVAHARRVLAEADELVREATSGQRVLRVGYAWSALGRHTPSFQRRWAAAHPGTELQMVRVNTATAGLAEGSCDLAVLRRPLEDRRFDSAIVGLERRLCVMAADDPLARRRSVRLADLTGHTLLIDRRTGTTTPDLWPPDSRPATEETYDVDDWLTAISTGRRIGMSAEATASQYRRPGVVYRPVRDAEPVAVRLAWWRDDPHPAAPTVIELLTALYRGV; translated from the coding sequence ATGGATGGCAGGCGTGGCGGGGACGGCCGGGACGGCGGCAGGGGCCGGGACGACGGGCCCGGCGGAGGCGGCGCGGGCGGCGCGGGCGTGGAGCTGCGGCAGCTGCGCTGTCTGGTCGCGATCGTCGACGAGGGCACCTTCACCGACGCGGCGCTCGCGCTCGGCGTCTCGCAGGCCGCCGTGTCCCGCACCCTCGCGTCCCTCGAACGGGCCCTCGGCGTCCGCCTGTTGCGTCGCACCTCGCGGGCGGTGACCCCGACGGCGAACGGGATACGGGTCGTGGCGCACGCGCGGCGGGTGCTCGCGGAGGCGGACGAACTGGTCCGGGAGGCCACCTCCGGGCAGCGGGTCCTGCGGGTCGGCTACGCCTGGTCGGCGCTGGGCCGGCACACCCCGTCCTTCCAGCGCCGGTGGGCGGCCGCGCACCCGGGGACCGAGCTGCAGATGGTGCGGGTGAACACCGCGACCGCCGGGCTCGCGGAGGGCTCCTGCGACCTCGCCGTGCTGCGCAGGCCGCTGGAGGACCGGCGCTTCGACTCGGCGATCGTGGGACTCGAACGGCGCCTGTGCGTGATGGCCGCCGACGACCCGCTGGCCCGGCGGCGTTCGGTGCGGCTGGCGGACCTCACCGGTCACACGCTGCTGATCGACCGGCGCACCGGCACCACCACGCCGGATCTGTGGCCGCCGGACTCCCGCCCCGCGACGGAGGAGACGTACGACGTGGACGACTGGCTCACGGCGATCTCGACCGGCCGCCGGATCGGCATGAGCGCGGAGGCGACGGCGAGCCAGTACCGCCGCCCCGGGGTGGTGTACCGCCCGGTGCGGGACGCCGAGCCGGTCGCGGTGCGGCTCGCCTGGTGGCGGGACGACCCGCATCCGGCCGCCCCGACGGTGATCGAGCTGCTCACCGCGCTCTACCGGGGGGTGTGA